One stretch of Fictibacillus sp. b24 DNA includes these proteins:
- a CDS encoding uroporphyrinogen-III synthase, with product MNTSGGPLAGKKILVTRPKNQADSLVKLIEENGGTPLSFPIISIKAVKNEQAAARLNQLNTFQWIVFTSKNAVDYFFRLINELGISLGDYKFAAVGEKTAETLRRHGITSILVPERYDAADLAETLKKHVLKDERILFPKGNLAPSFLKEELKSTAVVEEMVVYKTEPEDGLDWSLIDITDCFFFMSPSAVSFMIKGLSDSQNNMIYKTPVICVGPTTKTAAEKYGFKHVFMPSNFTAEDMVNCAISYFQGGR from the coding sequence ATGAATACGTCAGGTGGACCATTAGCAGGTAAAAAGATACTTGTTACAAGGCCGAAGAACCAGGCAGATTCATTGGTTAAGCTTATTGAAGAGAATGGGGGAACTCCTCTTTCTTTTCCTATAATATCTATAAAAGCTGTGAAGAACGAGCAGGCAGCGGCACGCCTAAATCAGTTAAACACTTTTCAATGGATCGTTTTCACGAGCAAGAATGCTGTAGATTACTTTTTTCGGTTGATTAATGAGTTAGGGATTTCTTTAGGAGACTATAAGTTTGCTGCTGTAGGCGAAAAAACAGCCGAGACGTTAAGGCGTCATGGTATAACATCTATACTTGTTCCAGAACGTTATGATGCGGCAGACTTAGCTGAAACGTTAAAAAAACATGTTTTAAAAGATGAAAGAATTTTGTTTCCTAAAGGTAACCTAGCTCCTTCTTTTCTTAAAGAAGAACTCAAAAGTACAGCTGTTGTGGAAGAGATGGTCGTTTATAAAACAGAGCCCGAAGACGGTTTGGACTGGTCGTTAATTGATATAACGGATTGTTTCTTTTTTATGAGTCCATCCGCTGTTTCATTTATGATAAAAGGTTTATCTGACAGTCAAAATAACATGATCTACAAAACGCCTGTAATTTGTGTAGGCCCTACAACAAAAACAGCGGCTGAAAAGTACGGATTTAAGCATGTTTTTATGCCTAGTAATTTTACAGCAGAAGATATGGTGAACTGTGCCATCTCTTATTTTCAAGGAGGAAGATAA
- a CDS encoding LysM peptidoglycan-binding domain-containing protein has translation MSQSKLRFSIEESVWLKKGQEVAEVLSMSLDPDIRITEEAGQVYIKGALILNGRYRAENQDQNAGDPELNPLAESVSYRSLTQLSVAEDGVTDLVHRFPVDITIPSYRVEDANEVKVEVESFEYELPNSTCFELSASICIYGIKDEKQRQESPAYDSPKEEIRSVAAEERSAQKEEKQDIFTPFQFEARQSGGVPSQPQPNEFLARFNENNAEVRDEKKAAFEFKPHFEALDDRTMEATFDSLKAIAFSSEDTRHSDPPSIDEPEAHYEEDHEVYGEVEASDQNDYSEAYDHEEEEAYESYQAQQTPDYEAQTYQDQPNSYQSQSPYQDTNRPYSYNPYQQQQAYQQQANHYANYQYQQNHSERPSYSNEYEYGEQSYEAEQEYEDSSYQQSAEEHDASYEYEDNSYAETEPESQPVAEQVERDEPRDENALYLTKMLSAKEDRFSKMRMYILQRGDSLEHICERYDISLNTLMRMNRLQQGEVSEGQIIYIPVSSR, from the coding sequence ATGAGTCAATCGAAGCTGCGTTTCTCCATTGAGGAGTCTGTTTGGCTTAAGAAAGGACAGGAAGTAGCTGAAGTCTTGTCGATGTCACTTGATCCTGATATTCGTATTACAGAGGAAGCCGGACAGGTTTATATCAAGGGAGCCCTTATTTTAAACGGCAGATACCGTGCAGAGAATCAAGATCAGAATGCGGGTGATCCAGAACTAAACCCGCTGGCTGAGAGTGTCTCTTATCGTTCACTTACACAGTTAAGTGTTGCAGAAGATGGAGTAACAGACCTGGTGCATCGTTTTCCGGTGGACATTACCATCCCGTCCTATCGTGTAGAAGATGCAAATGAGGTAAAAGTGGAAGTGGAATCATTCGAATACGAGCTCCCCAATTCTACTTGCTTTGAACTTTCTGCTTCCATCTGTATTTACGGCATAAAAGATGAAAAGCAGCGTCAAGAAAGCCCTGCGTATGATTCTCCAAAAGAGGAGATACGTTCGGTAGCCGCTGAAGAGAGATCGGCACAAAAAGAAGAGAAGCAAGATATTTTTACTCCTTTTCAATTTGAAGCGCGTCAAAGCGGTGGAGTACCGTCACAGCCTCAGCCAAACGAGTTTTTAGCTCGATTTAATGAGAATAATGCTGAAGTTCGTGATGAAAAGAAAGCAGCTTTTGAGTTTAAACCGCATTTTGAAGCATTAGATGACCGCACAATGGAGGCTACCTTTGATTCGCTGAAGGCCATTGCTTTTTCGAGTGAAGATACTCGCCATTCTGACCCACCTTCCATAGATGAACCCGAAGCTCACTATGAAGAAGATCATGAAGTGTACGGTGAAGTAGAAGCTTCAGATCAAAATGATTATTCAGAAGCATATGATCATGAAGAAGAAGAGGCTTATGAAAGCTATCAAGCTCAGCAAACACCAGATTATGAAGCACAAACGTATCAAGATCAACCAAACAGCTATCAAAGTCAGTCGCCTTATCAAGATACGAATCGACCATATTCTTATAATCCGTATCAGCAGCAACAAGCGTACCAGCAGCAAGCTAATCACTATGCCAATTATCAATATCAGCAAAATCATTCTGAACGTCCTTCTTATTCCAATGAATATGAGTATGGTGAACAATCATATGAGGCTGAACAAGAATACGAAGATTCAAGCTATCAGCAAAGTGCGGAAGAGCATGATGCATCTTATGAATATGAAGATAATAGTTATGCAGAAACAGAACCTGAATCACAGCCAGTGGCTGAACAGGTTGAACGTGATGAACCTAGAGATGAGAACGCTCTTTATTTAACAAAAATGCTCTCTGCTAAAGAAGATCGTTTTTCTAAGATGAGAATGTACATTCTACAGCGAGGAGATTCTTTAGAGCATATTTGTGAGAGGTATGATATCTCATTAAATACACTGATGCGCATGAATCGACTTCAGCAAGGTGAAGTATCTGAGGGGCAGATTATATATATCCCTGTAAGTTCACGTTAA
- a CDS encoding cytochrome C assembly family protein, which yields MNWIYDLTIVLYALSIIGYFIDFLQNNRKANQFAFWLLSIVWILQTVFFVLRMLKDQRFPILTPSEGLFFYAWILVTFSVVMSRFFRVDFLVFFTNVLGFLLVSIHLFAPTGQASAVLEKQLISELLIIHVTMAFISYGAFSLSFIISFMYLLQHGMLKRKKWSKRLQRFGSLSYLEKLSFRLNTIGVPLLLLSLILGVVWAFWKINDFTLLDAKVISSFIVLLVYSTYLYQKVGRGVQGKTLALWNAAAFLVVLINYFLATTFTEFHLWYK from the coding sequence ATGAATTGGATATATGATCTGACTATTGTTCTATATGCACTTAGCATCATAGGCTATTTTATAGATTTTCTTCAAAACAACCGGAAAGCGAACCAATTTGCTTTCTGGTTGCTTTCTATTGTCTGGATACTTCAAACGGTCTTTTTTGTGTTAAGGATGCTGAAAGATCAGCGGTTCCCTATATTAACACCTTCTGAAGGCCTGTTTTTTTATGCCTGGATCCTTGTGACCTTTTCAGTGGTCATGAGCAGATTTTTCCGGGTCGATTTTCTAGTGTTCTTTACAAACGTACTAGGGTTCCTGCTCGTGTCTATTCATTTGTTCGCACCTACAGGACAAGCTAGTGCCGTACTGGAGAAGCAGCTTATATCAGAGCTGTTAATCATTCATGTCACAATGGCTTTTATTTCATACGGAGCATTCTCCCTTTCGTTTATCATTTCGTTCATGTACTTGCTGCAGCATGGGATGTTAAAACGAAAAAAATGGAGCAAAAGACTTCAGCGGTTTGGCAGTCTTTCATACTTAGAAAAATTATCTTTTCGATTGAATACGATTGGGGTGCCGCTCCTTCTGCTCAGTTTAATATTGGGTGTCGTATGGGCATTCTGGAAAATAAATGACTTTACACTTCTTGATGCAAAAGTCATCTCATCGTTTATTGTTCTTTTGGTTTATAGTACTTACTTATATCAAAAGGTAGGAAGAGGCGTTCAAGGTAAAACGTTAGCTCTATGGAATGCTGCCGCTTTTTTGGTAGTACTGATCAACTACTTTCTAGCGACTACGTTTACAGAATTCCATCTATGGTATAAGTAA
- the hemB gene encoding porphobilinogen synthase: protein MNFQRHRRLRKSASMRSLVRETHLQVSDFIYPLFFVEGENVKKEVPSMPGVYHLSLDLLEKEVKEIESLGIQSIIVFGVPNEKDDCGSSAYDHNGIVQRAISQIKEIAPSLTVIADTCLCQFTDHGHCGVIENGEVLNDETLSLLAKTAVSQAKAGADVIAPSNMMDGFVAAIRQGLDEAGYYDVPIMSYAVKYASSFYGPFRDAAHSTPQFGDRKTYQMDPANRLEALREAESDIAEGADFLMVKPALSYLDILRELKDRYPLPLVAYNVSGEYSMIKAAAINGWVDEKSIVLEKLISMKRAGADLIITYFAKDAARWLNEK, encoded by the coding sequence ATGAATTTTCAGCGTCATCGCCGTTTAAGAAAATCTGCATCCATGCGTTCATTAGTACGTGAAACGCATCTTCAAGTATCCGACTTTATTTACCCACTATTCTTTGTTGAAGGTGAGAATGTAAAAAAAGAAGTACCTTCAATGCCAGGTGTATACCACTTATCACTAGATTTACTTGAGAAAGAAGTTAAGGAAATCGAAAGTTTAGGCATACAGTCAATAATTGTGTTTGGAGTGCCAAACGAAAAAGATGACTGCGGAAGCTCAGCTTATGACCATAATGGAATTGTACAAAGAGCGATTTCTCAAATTAAAGAGATTGCACCTTCTTTAACTGTAATTGCCGATACTTGTTTATGTCAGTTTACAGACCATGGCCATTGCGGTGTGATTGAAAACGGTGAAGTGCTAAACGATGAAACGCTATCACTGCTTGCCAAAACAGCTGTTTCTCAAGCAAAAGCTGGAGCGGATGTTATTGCCCCTTCAAACATGATGGATGGTTTTGTTGCGGCAATCAGACAAGGATTGGATGAAGCAGGATACTACGACGTGCCCATCATGTCTTATGCTGTTAAATATGCATCATCTTTTTACGGTCCGTTTCGTGACGCTGCACATAGCACGCCTCAGTTCGGTGATAGAAAAACATATCAGATGGACCCGGCAAATCGCTTAGAAGCTCTGCGTGAAGCTGAATCGGATATTGCTGAAGGTGCTGACTTTTTAATGGTAAAACCAGCCCTTTCTTACCTGGATATATTAAGAGAACTAAAAGACAGATATCCTCTTCCATTGGTTGCATACAACGTAAGCGGAGAATATTCCATGATAAAAGCAGCTGCAATTAATGGATGGGTAGATGAAAAGAGCATCGTGCTTGAGAAATTAATTTCAATGAAAAGAGCAGGAGCAGATTTAATCATTACCTACTTTGCTAAAGATGCTGCAAGATGGCTGAATGAAAAATAA
- the ysxE gene encoding spore coat protein YsxE: protein MTTEKETLNYGPVLFHYDLFPEKLEQHGKVKKVITKRGTFALKEAEMTEDERSWFTHVIQRLSEIGFHQVVPLYPTKFGDYTVQLGTRTYYLMPWFASDERNEKAKDEVLLDHLGKIHALTLKEQDFSNEVVEHSYQYLMNRWENRQYEMERFTEEAEQKTYMSPFELTYLSHFHQIMRMTEEAKRRLKDWYDTCQREKRYRSVLCHGKVSRNHLIFNPTGEGHLLNFEKAVLDTPVRDLAVYFRRSAHQREWTVEEGKFLLDLYEKHVPLLNEERGLLISYLSYPEPVFNAVDLYCSRRNDYSQIEMVHRLESRIRAMKKIRDFCDAIMLAPPPAPLDNSNTVPTKIHINDEGDHI, encoded by the coding sequence ATGACAACGGAAAAGGAAACTTTAAATTACGGGCCCGTCCTTTTTCATTATGATCTATTTCCTGAAAAATTGGAGCAGCATGGGAAAGTGAAGAAGGTCATAACGAAAAGGGGTACATTTGCACTAAAAGAAGCAGAGATGACTGAGGATGAAAGAAGCTGGTTTACTCATGTAATCCAGCGTCTTTCAGAAATAGGCTTTCACCAGGTTGTACCTCTGTATCCAACAAAGTTTGGTGATTACACAGTACAGCTAGGCACAAGAACGTATTATCTGATGCCTTGGTTTGCTTCAGATGAGAGAAACGAAAAAGCAAAAGATGAGGTGCTTCTCGATCACTTAGGAAAAATTCATGCCTTAACGCTAAAAGAACAGGACTTTTCAAATGAAGTAGTGGAACATTCTTATCAGTATCTCATGAACAGATGGGAAAATCGGCAATATGAGATGGAACGGTTTACAGAAGAAGCAGAACAGAAAACGTATATGTCACCATTTGAATTAACCTATTTAAGTCATTTTCATCAAATCATGAGAATGACCGAAGAAGCAAAAAGAAGATTGAAAGACTGGTACGATACATGTCAAAGGGAAAAACGCTACCGGAGCGTCCTTTGTCACGGAAAAGTTTCAAGAAATCACTTGATCTTTAACCCGACAGGTGAAGGTCATCTTCTAAACTTTGAGAAAGCAGTACTTGATACGCCAGTAAGAGACCTAGCGGTTTACTTCAGAAGATCTGCACATCAAAGAGAATGGACAGTAGAAGAAGGAAAGTTTTTATTAGATCTTTACGAGAAACATGTACCATTGTTGAATGAGGAAAGAGGATTATTAATTAGTTATTTATCTTATCCTGAACCCGTTTTTAATGCAGTGGACCTATACTGCAGCAGACGAAACGATTATTCTCAAATTGAAATGGTGCATCGTCTGGAGAGCAGAATAAGAGCAATGAAAAAAATCCGGGATTTTTGCGATGCGATTATGCTGGCACCTCCTCCTGCACCTTTAGATAATTCGAATACTGTTCCGACGAAAATTCACATAAATGACGAAGGAGATCACATATAA
- the hemL gene encoding glutamate-1-semialdehyde 2,1-aminomutase yields MRSFERSIAAFNEAKEVMPGGVNSPVRAFKSVKMDPVFMERGKGSKIYDIDGNEYIDYVLSWGPLILGHADDQVVKVLKETAELGTSFGAPNEMETKLAKLVIDRVPSIEVVRMVNSGTEATMSALRLARGYTGRSKIVKFEGCYHGHGDSLLIKAGSGVATLGLPDSPGVPEGIAQNTITVPYNDLESLQVAFDQFGEDIACVIVEPVAGNMGVVPPQKGFLEGVRKMTEQHGSLLIFDEVMTGFRVDYECAQGYFGVTPDLTCLGKVIGGGLPVGAYGGKREIMEQIAPSGPIYQAGTLSGNPLAMAAGFATLSQLTKESYVYFQKLGDLLATGISEAAEHYGVEHTINRAGSMIGFFFTNKDVINYETAKLSNLDHFNSVFKTMLQEGISLPPSQFEGLFLSTAHTEEDINKTVAAFRKAFSQLK; encoded by the coding sequence ATGAGAAGCTTTGAACGTTCAATAGCGGCTTTTAACGAAGCGAAGGAAGTAATGCCAGGCGGTGTTAACAGTCCTGTTCGAGCATTTAAATCAGTAAAAATGGACCCTGTTTTTATGGAGCGAGGAAAAGGATCAAAAATTTATGACATCGATGGAAATGAGTATATCGATTATGTTTTGTCGTGGGGACCATTAATTTTAGGACATGCCGATGATCAAGTAGTAAAAGTGCTTAAAGAAACAGCTGAACTTGGAACAAGTTTTGGTGCTCCTAATGAAATGGAAACAAAATTGGCCAAGCTTGTGATCGATCGCGTACCATCCATTGAAGTTGTTCGTATGGTGAATTCAGGGACAGAAGCAACGATGAGTGCTCTGCGTTTAGCACGTGGATACACTGGAAGAAGCAAGATTGTTAAATTTGAAGGATGTTATCACGGGCATGGAGATTCTTTATTGATTAAAGCAGGTTCTGGTGTAGCAACACTAGGTCTGCCGGATTCTCCAGGTGTTCCTGAAGGTATTGCACAAAATACAATAACTGTTCCTTATAATGATCTTGAAAGTCTACAAGTAGCTTTTGATCAATTTGGTGAAGATATTGCATGTGTTATTGTTGAACCTGTCGCAGGAAACATGGGTGTTGTTCCTCCGCAAAAAGGTTTCCTTGAAGGCGTTCGCAAAATGACGGAGCAGCATGGCTCTCTATTAATCTTTGATGAAGTGATGACAGGATTCCGAGTGGATTATGAATGTGCACAAGGTTATTTTGGTGTGACTCCAGATCTAACATGTTTAGGAAAAGTAATTGGAGGCGGACTTCCTGTAGGTGCGTATGGCGGGAAACGCGAGATCATGGAACAGATTGCGCCAAGTGGTCCGATCTACCAAGCGGGAACGTTATCAGGAAATCCGCTTGCTATGGCTGCTGGGTTTGCTACACTCTCACAGCTTACAAAAGAAAGCTATGTATACTTTCAAAAGCTGGGTGATCTGTTGGCAACAGGGATCTCTGAAGCTGCAGAACATTATGGAGTGGAACATACAATCAACCGTGCGGGAAGTATGATTGGGTTCTTCTTTACAAATAAAGATGTCATTAATTATGAAACAGCAAAATTATCGAATTTAGATCATTTTAATTCTGTTTTCAAAACGATGCTTCAGGAGGGAATTTCTTTGCCTCCATCACAATTTGAAGGATTGTTCTTATCTACTGCTCATACGGAGGAAGATATTAACAAAACGGTAGCTGCGTTCAGAAAAGCTTTTTCTCAATTAAAATAA
- the hemA gene encoding glutamyl-tRNA reductase, with amino-acid sequence MHILVVGLNYKTAPVEIREKVSFQPAELSDAISTLRKQKSILECVIVSTCNRTEIYAVADQLHTGRYYIKSFLADWFSIDKEELSPFLNIRDGEAAVEHLFRVTAGLDSMVIGETQILGQVKDGFLESQKLDATGTIFNKLMKQAITFAKKCHSETDIGENAVSVSYAAVELAKKIFGGLQNKTILIVGAGKMGELTAKHLHASGGNEVLVINRTFEKAQEVAEKFHGTAHPFENLESLLVKADIVISSTGASKFVITKDTAAPAVKKRKGLPLFMVDIAVPRDLDPALHDLESVFLYDIDDLEGIVESNLAERMKEAEKIEIMIEAEIVAFQSWISLLGVVPLISALREKALNIQAETMQSIERKLPDLTDRERKILSKHTKSIVNQLLREPVTRAKEMAGEPGAEEQLQLFTEIFGLEEYLDKQKQLETGLAANRKEKASLTDEVIHSSAVRT; translated from the coding sequence ATGCATATTCTAGTGGTTGGACTTAATTATAAAACGGCACCCGTAGAAATTCGGGAAAAAGTTTCATTTCAGCCTGCTGAATTATCTGATGCGATCTCTACACTCCGAAAACAAAAAAGTATACTTGAATGTGTAATCGTTTCAACGTGCAACCGTACTGAAATCTATGCGGTTGCCGATCAGCTTCATACCGGAAGATACTACATCAAATCTTTTTTGGCGGACTGGTTTTCAATAGATAAAGAAGAACTTTCACCATTTTTAAACATTAGAGACGGAGAAGCTGCTGTTGAGCATCTTTTTAGAGTTACAGCTGGCTTGGACTCTATGGTTATTGGTGAAACACAGATACTGGGTCAAGTGAAAGATGGTTTCTTAGAATCACAGAAGCTTGATGCAACAGGCACTATTTTTAATAAACTTATGAAGCAAGCGATCACGTTTGCAAAAAAATGTCACTCTGAAACTGATATCGGTGAAAATGCTGTTTCTGTCAGCTATGCAGCCGTTGAACTCGCGAAGAAAATTTTTGGCGGTTTGCAAAACAAAACGATTTTAATTGTTGGAGCCGGCAAAATGGGTGAACTTACTGCGAAACATTTGCATGCAAGCGGTGGAAATGAAGTTTTAGTGATCAATCGTACTTTTGAAAAAGCACAAGAGGTAGCGGAGAAGTTTCACGGTACTGCTCATCCGTTTGAGAATCTTGAAAGCTTACTCGTAAAAGCAGACATTGTTATCTCTTCAACTGGAGCAAGTAAGTTTGTTATCACGAAAGATACAGCGGCACCTGCTGTAAAGAAACGTAAGGGTCTTCCATTGTTTATGGTGGATATCGCTGTTCCGCGAGACTTAGATCCCGCTTTGCATGATTTGGAAAGCGTTTTTCTCTATGATATTGATGATTTAGAGGGCATCGTAGAATCTAATCTAGCGGAGCGAATGAAAGAGGCCGAAAAGATCGAGATTATGATTGAAGCTGAAATTGTTGCTTTTCAGTCCTGGATTTCACTGCTTGGCGTTGTACCATTAATCTCTGCTCTTCGTGAAAAGGCGTTAAACATTCAAGCAGAAACGATGCAGAGCATTGAACGCAAGCTTCCAGATCTTACAGATCGCGAAAGAAAGATATTAAGCAAGCATACAAAGAGTATCGTGAATCAATTGCTTCGTGAACCTGTTACTAGAGCTAAAGAAATGGCTGGAGAACCAGGAGCAGAAGAGCAATTACAATTATTCACTGAAATTTTCGGGTTAGAAGAATATTTGGATAAACAGAAGCAGTTGGAAACTGGGCTTGCTGCAAACAGAAAAGAGAAGGCTTCTCTTACAGATGAAGTGATTCATTCTTCTGCAGTAAGAACTTAA
- the hemC gene encoding hydroxymethylbilane synthase: MRKIIVGSRRSKLALTQTNWVIEQLKKAGMPFEFEVKEIVTKGDVILNVTLSKVGGKGLFVKEIEQAMLDKEIDIAVHSMKDMPSELPEGLEIGCTPKRVDPRDALISEKYSSLRDLPEGAVVGTSSLRRAAQLLNRRPDLSIKSIRGNIDTRIEKLKSGEFDAIILAAAGLERMGWSKDVVTEFLDIDLCLPAVGQGSLAIECRSNDSEVKELLATLNDAYTYQTVEAERSFLNTLEGGCQVPIAAFATMADDHEITLTGLVADPEGKKVLKEMRTGKDSHRVGVELAEELKTLGAKTILDAVKKDLNA, encoded by the coding sequence ATGAGAAAAATTATAGTAGGTTCAAGAAGAAGTAAATTAGCTCTTACACAAACAAACTGGGTGATTGAGCAATTAAAAAAAGCTGGTATGCCCTTTGAATTTGAAGTAAAAGAAATCGTGACGAAGGGTGATGTTATTTTAAATGTCACATTATCAAAAGTAGGCGGAAAAGGCCTTTTTGTGAAAGAAATCGAACAAGCGATGTTAGATAAAGAGATTGACATAGCGGTTCACAGCATGAAAGATATGCCGTCTGAATTGCCAGAGGGACTTGAAATAGGCTGCACACCTAAGCGTGTTGATCCGAGGGATGCTCTTATTTCAGAAAAGTATTCTTCATTAAGAGACTTGCCTGAAGGTGCCGTTGTAGGAACAAGCTCTTTAAGAAGAGCGGCGCAGTTGCTGAACAGACGCCCTGACCTTTCAATAAAATCGATTCGCGGCAACATTGACACACGGATTGAGAAGCTGAAATCAGGAGAATTTGATGCGATTATTCTAGCTGCGGCCGGCTTAGAAAGAATGGGTTGGTCTAAAGATGTCGTTACTGAATTCTTGGACATTGATCTTTGTCTGCCTGCTGTAGGTCAAGGTTCATTAGCGATTGAATGCAGAAGTAATGATTCAGAAGTAAAAGAACTTCTTGCTACCCTCAATGACGCTTATACGTATCAGACGGTTGAGGCAGAACGCTCTTTCCTTAACACGTTAGAAGGCGGCTGCCAGGTGCCGATCGCTGCGTTTGCAACGATGGCAGATGATCATGAAATAACGTTAACAGGACTCGTTGCAGACCCAGAAGGCAAAAAAGTACTTAAAGAAATGAGAACAGGAAAAGACTCACACCGTGTAGGGGTCGAGCTTGCTGAAGAGTTAAAGACTTTAGGAGCAAAGACCATACTTGATGCTGTGAAAAAGGATCTAAATGCTTAA
- the yihA gene encoding ribosome biogenesis GTP-binding protein YihA/YsxC: protein MKVNTAEIVISAVGPKQYPEGNLPEIALAGRSNVGKSSFINKMIHRKNLARTSSRPGKTQTLNFYILNESFYFVDVPGYGFAKVSKTEREAWGKMIEQYLVERDQLKAVVQLVDLRHPPSKDDVLMYDWLKYHELPVIVVATKSDKIPKGKWDKHKKVVKETLNLDPTDKIILFSSETGHGKDEAWGVLNSYLTK from the coding sequence GTGAAAGTAAATACAGCAGAAATCGTAATTTCGGCAGTTGGACCAAAACAATATCCGGAAGGCAATCTTCCGGAAATTGCTCTGGCAGGGCGATCGAATGTAGGAAAATCATCTTTTATCAATAAGATGATTCATCGTAAAAATCTAGCAAGAACCTCTTCTAGACCAGGAAAAACACAAACTTTAAACTTTTATATCTTAAATGAAAGTTTTTATTTCGTGGATGTACCTGGATATGGATTCGCGAAAGTGTCAAAAACAGAAAGAGAAGCGTGGGGCAAGATGATCGAGCAATATCTGGTTGAACGTGATCAGTTAAAAGCGGTCGTTCAGCTCGTTGACCTCAGACATCCACCATCAAAAGATGATGTGTTAATGTATGATTGGCTCAAATATCACGAACTGCCTGTTATTGTTGTGGCAACGAAAAGTGATAAGATTCCAAAAGGAAAATGGGATAAACATAAGAAAGTAGTGAAAGAAACTTTAAACTTGGACCCGACGGATAAGATCATACTCTTCTCATCCGAAACGGGACACGGTAAAGATGAAGCATGGGGAGTCCTTAATTCTTATTTAACGAAGTAA